From a single Oreochromis niloticus isolate F11D_XX linkage group LG3, O_niloticus_UMD_NMBU, whole genome shotgun sequence genomic region:
- the LOC100693936 gene encoding uncharacterized protein LOC100693936 isoform X2: MEKNVVYCLLCNEPQLSISTHLSRVCLKDGTAQEREQEASRATASQELFSKEGRLWSISELQEFCKDATSCIKLCSRLQSRGFIFTDAPQTWPTVLPTQRSDKKEVLIVAKKDIEYFHQKLAGGDCIPNVAMTTFRQYCEAILMLQHGLTSSAVQDFSVQDWMERRESLRMTIQEEELLECYFKNIRPVSLRNQRAGSDDGDRFFLGEGGVPLTNPALDVGRLRARYLGSDTEDPAAGSASHSAGGAETSGQARSISTKRLPLREWDAFQRTFPVTLNGEPPSKRRCVQAGFPHYRAHYHKWRELQLKQRVQHILGCVTRGNAPQRARVQMALDKETWFTNKPTVDAVLQAWVAPQPRIQDSQSLMSSISEQKWKGLALKDFGEEKGKGVIALMPFNKGDVVCDYHGTCITKASGNRRRQSGSLFFYRDECHRADATASPCACHLHKDSYGRHINHCQRNPNVRPQRFTMNFPAGPRESVLFIALRDIAVGEELLWDYGV, encoded by the exons ATGGAGAAAAACGTTGTGTACTGCCTGCTGTGCAACGAGCCCCAGCTCTCCATTTCGACTCACCTGAGCAGAGTGTGCCTGAAAGACGGCACAGCACAGGAGAGGGAGCAAGAAGCTTCCAGAGCTACTGCCTCCCAGGAGCTGTTTTCCAAGGAAGGCCGACTATGGAGCATCTCGGAGCTGCAGGAGTTTTGCAAGGATGCAACATCTTGCATCAAACTCTGCAGTCGCCTTCAGAGTCGTGGCTTTATCTTCACAGACGCTCCCCAAACCTGGCCAACAGTGCTGCCAACACAGAG GTCTGATAAGAAGGAAGTCCTCATCGTGGCCAAAAAGGACATCGAGTATTTCCACCAAAAGCTTGCAGGCGGTGATTGCATCCCCAACGTTGCCATGACAACGTTCAGGCAGTACTGCGAGGCCATCCTGATGTTACAGCACGGACTGACATCAAGTgctgttcaggatttttct GTGCAGGACTGGATGGAGCGAAGGGAAAGCTTGAGGATGACCATCCAGGAAGAAGAA CTGTTGGAGTGCTACTTTAAGAACATCCGCCCAGTGTCCTTACGAAACCAAAGAGCTGGCAGTGATGATGGGGACAGGTTCTTCCTGGGAGAAGGTGGGGTCCCTCTGACCAACCCAGCATTAGATGTAGGGCGCCTGAGGGCCAG ATACCTGGGCAGCGACACTGAGGATCCTGCAGCTGGGTCAGCGTCACACTCAGCAGGAGGAGCAGAAACCTCGGGACAGGCCAg GTCCATTTCCACAAAGCGCCTACCACTCAGAGAATGGGATGCCTTCCAGCGGACCTTCCCAGTAACACTAAATGGAGAGCCACCTTCAAAACGCCGGTGTGTACAGGCTGGTTTTCCACACTACCGAGCCCACTACCACAAGTGGAGGGAGCTTCAGCTTAAGCAGAGAGTTCAGCACATCCTCG GGTGTGTCACAAGAGGCAACGCCCCTCAGCGTGCAAGAGTACAGATGGCATTAGATAAGGAGACCTGGTTCACCAACAAGCCCACTGTTGATGCCGTCCTACAGGCCTGGGTTGCTCCACAGCCCAGGATCCAGGACAGCCAGTCCCTCATGTCCTCAATTTCAGAGCAGAAATGGAAGGGCCTGGCTTTGAAGGACTTTGGGGAGGAAAAGGGCAAAG GTGTGATCGCCCTGATGCCCTTCAACAAAGGAGACGTCGTCTGCGACTACCACGGGACGTGCATCACCAAAGCTTCAGGGAATCGGAGGCGGCAGTCGGGGTCTCTCTTCTTCTACAGGGACGAGTGCCACAGGGCTGATGCCACTGCGTCCCCCTGTGCCTGCCACCTGCACAAGGACTCCTATGGAAGGCACATCAACCATTGCCAAAGGAATCCAAACGTGAGGCCACAAAGGTTCACAATGAACTTCCCTGCTGGTCCTCGGGAGAGTGTGCTGTTCATCGCCCTGAGGGACATCGCGGTTGGAGAGGAACTCCTGTGGGACTATGGAGTCTAG
- the LOC100693936 gene encoding uncharacterized protein LOC100693936 isoform X1: protein MYLCRTLCALEKQQRINKGSVLNPNNMEKNVVYCLLCNEPQLSISTHLSRVCLKDGTAQEREQEASRATASQELFSKEGRLWSISELQEFCKDATSCIKLCSRLQSRGFIFTDAPQTWPTVLPTQRSDKKEVLIVAKKDIEYFHQKLAGGDCIPNVAMTTFRQYCEAILMLQHGLTSSAVQDFSVQDWMERRESLRMTIQEEELLECYFKNIRPVSLRNQRAGSDDGDRFFLGEGGVPLTNPALDVGRLRARYLGSDTEDPAAGSASHSAGGAETSGQARSISTKRLPLREWDAFQRTFPVTLNGEPPSKRRCVQAGFPHYRAHYHKWRELQLKQRVQHILGCVTRGNAPQRARVQMALDKETWFTNKPTVDAVLQAWVAPQPRIQDSQSLMSSISEQKWKGLALKDFGEEKGKGVIALMPFNKGDVVCDYHGTCITKASGNRRRQSGSLFFYRDECHRADATASPCACHLHKDSYGRHINHCQRNPNVRPQRFTMNFPAGPRESVLFIALRDIAVGEELLWDYGV, encoded by the exons ATGTATTTGTGCAGAACATTGTGTGCTTTGGAGAAACAGCAGAGGATCAACAAAGGTTCAGTTTTAAA TCCAAACAACATGGAGAAAAACGTTGTGTACTGCCTGCTGTGCAACGAGCCCCAGCTCTCCATTTCGACTCACCTGAGCAGAGTGTGCCTGAAAGACGGCACAGCACAGGAGAGGGAGCAAGAAGCTTCCAGAGCTACTGCCTCCCAGGAGCTGTTTTCCAAGGAAGGCCGACTATGGAGCATCTCGGAGCTGCAGGAGTTTTGCAAGGATGCAACATCTTGCATCAAACTCTGCAGTCGCCTTCAGAGTCGTGGCTTTATCTTCACAGACGCTCCCCAAACCTGGCCAACAGTGCTGCCAACACAGAG GTCTGATAAGAAGGAAGTCCTCATCGTGGCCAAAAAGGACATCGAGTATTTCCACCAAAAGCTTGCAGGCGGTGATTGCATCCCCAACGTTGCCATGACAACGTTCAGGCAGTACTGCGAGGCCATCCTGATGTTACAGCACGGACTGACATCAAGTgctgttcaggatttttct GTGCAGGACTGGATGGAGCGAAGGGAAAGCTTGAGGATGACCATCCAGGAAGAAGAA CTGTTGGAGTGCTACTTTAAGAACATCCGCCCAGTGTCCTTACGAAACCAAAGAGCTGGCAGTGATGATGGGGACAGGTTCTTCCTGGGAGAAGGTGGGGTCCCTCTGACCAACCCAGCATTAGATGTAGGGCGCCTGAGGGCCAG ATACCTGGGCAGCGACACTGAGGATCCTGCAGCTGGGTCAGCGTCACACTCAGCAGGAGGAGCAGAAACCTCGGGACAGGCCAg GTCCATTTCCACAAAGCGCCTACCACTCAGAGAATGGGATGCCTTCCAGCGGACCTTCCCAGTAACACTAAATGGAGAGCCACCTTCAAAACGCCGGTGTGTACAGGCTGGTTTTCCACACTACCGAGCCCACTACCACAAGTGGAGGGAGCTTCAGCTTAAGCAGAGAGTTCAGCACATCCTCG GGTGTGTCACAAGAGGCAACGCCCCTCAGCGTGCAAGAGTACAGATGGCATTAGATAAGGAGACCTGGTTCACCAACAAGCCCACTGTTGATGCCGTCCTACAGGCCTGGGTTGCTCCACAGCCCAGGATCCAGGACAGCCAGTCCCTCATGTCCTCAATTTCAGAGCAGAAATGGAAGGGCCTGGCTTTGAAGGACTTTGGGGAGGAAAAGGGCAAAG GTGTGATCGCCCTGATGCCCTTCAACAAAGGAGACGTCGTCTGCGACTACCACGGGACGTGCATCACCAAAGCTTCAGGGAATCGGAGGCGGCAGTCGGGGTCTCTCTTCTTCTACAGGGACGAGTGCCACAGGGCTGATGCCACTGCGTCCCCCTGTGCCTGCCACCTGCACAAGGACTCCTATGGAAGGCACATCAACCATTGCCAAAGGAATCCAAACGTGAGGCCACAAAGGTTCACAATGAACTTCCCTGCTGGTCCTCGGGAGAGTGTGCTGTTCATCGCCCTGAGGGACATCGCGGTTGGAGAGGAACTCCTGTGGGACTATGGAGTCTAG
- the LOC109194498 gene encoding CST complex subunit CTC1 — MDPLQELLDRVKPSTEAESLWLKNIFTFISEHLSPVVCSSAPSQTGNHNQQRAWAREAELAVPGQRALPRVNLLLIGCLREGRDGEYRLTDASGSVMCECLSLSPLWLNRPVFLPHWNYIPHNASGQEEAAGFLELIGSPVLLCPGAEQGLAAAPARVELSGVVGVGEAGRLLRHRVKGQRLSMFGEVGSVCPLLAVAGTTFFCFTLTDESRSLPVLVQDSSRLSWIQRVCVGQSVCVTALRVCALRGWRGNNILCVTKRSELHADYTHTQEHTQEHTHSESLLLMSQPAEDDCEEAEHEEVEMDQSAERIKQSKVISYQGMVTEVVSEGAGLYVLDGKVGLCMAYQPAAKRKLRAGDRVELHHAHFLYRPCPDFPPSMLCTCLRSSLRVTAFSRAGGSPPDNRCPGDGALPRLLLQRNIDVSDYLWTCHLSSQLAHSLVQGVWSQQCVCLLSWRLMETLSRAGGRGRRDIYSEMLDEPHTCPVTQYSVSSAVCQYLGVSELLESLQSDCWSSAPLSSLLPPDGSNLTSSQIKGFLSWSCRTLSSEPRGGDAVRQRPLLLGGVLELPSQTSEFKHSMQLRDATGAAACVLTESSEEEEGAQRAVFNSAWIGCLVGVVQLTMVTERFLQSDFPSYQHLDQDRFITHRGRLSICVLVRDVSFLPGYTRGRSQEGGDVTARKQTVEEEGEETAGSKRKRREEEEADSGNPWSCVSMVIRVEQKEGVSWRNTGAGAEDQEAGLRLCFSVKAAVIGPVVSWRRDPKNEPMTEKESEQKQERKVVLVFSGVCTRWFPVLQPGCFYRLIAANTQDPSVLIGCGVSGRSGVDLHAESTLQVRRGWRFHTLTRPLLLPTCRQAVPPTVLSVSEVLDCSSELVCFQGVVSERISVNNRTAHSGHTHSGVRLTLCDQAGRSLQVYLDLSHTPYPPGLLPGNTLLLSGFQRRLSRTGSVYCTYLPVSSITVVSLGDTSSAQPPPPAPIMHLGEWALSSKQRCTVGQVKGHVVCFLFLQLQWSCSLCGSVYTQGCSSSQCHSTSSVFQSKAKLVIDDGTGEAHVWFSAALVRALLGLADGQWEGLQRALRVRGHIRVFPRGQSQVCDGDADDFLLHFLLCLCSSDVMIRPLNLTCRKRTNQRPEESCVCLCFRGEEVHSRRQRVPDQTGSSPSAHLSAPPP, encoded by the exons ATGGACCCCCTGCAGGAGCTCCTGGACCGGGTCAAGCCCAGCACCGAGGCG GAGTCCCTGTGGTTAAAGAACATCTTCACCTTCATCTCTGAACACCTGAGTCCTGTGGTGTGTAGCTCCGCCCCCTCGCAGACAG GTAACCACAATCAGCAGAGAGCCTGGGCCAGGGAGGCGGAGCTCGCCGTGCCAGGTCAGAGGGCGCTGCCGAGAGTCAAcctgctgctgattggctgtCTGAGAGAAGGCCGTGACGGAGAGTACAGGCTGACGGACGCCAGCGGCAGCGTCATGTGTGAG TGCCTGTCTCTCTCGCCCCTGTGGCTCAATCGTCCCGTTTTCCTCCCTCACTGGAACTACATCCCCCACAATGCATCGGGCCAGGAAGAAGCTGCAGGCTTCTTGGAGCTGATTGGCTCCCCTGTCCTGTTGTGTCCTGGTGCTGAGCAGGGTTTGGCTGCTGCTCCTGCAAGGGTGGAGCTAAGCGGAGTGGTGGGAGTCGGAGAGGCCGGCAGGCTGCTGAGGCACAG ggtcaaaggtcagcggCTGAGCATGTTCGGAGAGGTGGGCTCAGtctgccctctgctggctgtGGCAGGAACGACCTTCTTTTGCTTCACGCTAACGGATGAGTCGCGCTCGCTGCCCGTGCTCGTACAG gacaGCAGCCGGCTCAGCTGGAttcagcgtgtgtgtgtcgGGCAGAGCGTGTGTGTGACAGCTCTACGTGTGTGTGCGCTACGAGGCTGGAGAGGAAACAACATCCTGTGTGTGACGAAGCGCTCCGAGCTGCACGCCGactacacgcacacacaggaacacacacaggaacacacacactctgagtcCCTGCTGCTGATGTCACAGCCTGCTGAGGACGACTGTGAGGAGGCGGAGCATGAGGAGGTGGAGATGGACCAATCAGCTGAGAGGATAAAGCAATCCAAAGTCATCAGCTACCAG GGCATGGTGACTGAAGTTGTGAGTGAGGGGGCGGGGCTCTACGTGCTGGATGGGAAGGTGGGTCTGTGCATGGCCTATCAGCCGGCGGCGAAGAGGAAGCTGAGGGCGGGAGACAGAGTGGAG TTGCATCACGCCCACTTCCTGTACCGGCCCTGCCCAGACTTCCCTCCCAGCATGCTTTGCACCTGCCTGCGCTCCAGCCTGAGGGTGACGGCCTTCAGCAGGGCGGGAGGGTCGCCACCCGACAACCGCTGCCCGGGAGATGGGGCGTTACCACGGTTACTGCTGCAGAGAAACATAGATGTGTCCGATTACCTGTGGACGTGTCACCTAAGCTCGCAGCTGGCACACAG TCTGGTCCAAGGTGTGTGGAGCCAGCAGTGTGTGTGCTTGCTGTCCTGGAGGCTGATGGAGACTCTGAGCAGAGCTGGAGGACGAGGACGCAGAGACATCTACTCTGAGATGCTGGACGAGCCTCACACCTGTCCTGTGACTCAG TACAGCGTGTCCTCGGCGGTCTGTCAGTACCTCGGTGTGTCGGAGCTCCTGGAGTCCCTGCAGTCTGACTGCTGGTCTTCGGCCCCTCTGAGCTCTCTGCTGCCCCCTGATGGCTCAAACCTGACCTCCTCCCAGATCAAGGGGTTCCTGTCCTGGTCTTGCAGGACTCTGTCCTCCGAGCCTCGGGGTGGAGACGCTGTCAG gcagcgccccctgctgctgggcgGCGTGCTGGAGCTTCCGTCACAGACGTCTGAGTTCAAACACTCGATGCAGCTCAGAGACGCCACAGGAGCTGCAGCCTGCGTGCTGACGGAGAgcagcgaggaggaggagggagcgCAGAGGGCGGTCTTTAACAGCGCCTGGATTG gtTGTCTGGTGGGTGTGGTGCAGCTCACCATGGTGACAGAGAGATTCCTCCAATCAGATTTCCCTTCCTACCAACACCTGGACCAGGACAGGTTCATCACACACAgagggcgtttatcaatatgcgtacttgtgcgt GATGTGAGCTTCCTTCCTGGTT ACACAAGGGGGaggagccaggagggaggggacGTCACTGCCAGGAAGCAGAcagtagaagaagaaggagaagagacTGCTGGGAgtaagaggaagagaagagaagaagaagaagcagattcCGGCAACCCCTGGTCCTGTGTCTCCATGGTGATCAGGGTGGAGCAGAAGGAGGGTGTGTCCTGGAGGAATACAGGGGCGGGGGCAGAGGATCAGGAGGCAGGGCTGAGACTGTGCTTCTCAGTGAAAGCTGCTGTGATTGGTCCAGTGGTCAGCTGGAGGCGGGACCCAAAGAATGAACCaatgacagagaaagaaagtgaacaaaagcaggagagaaAG gtggtGCTGGTGTTCTCAGGTGTGTGTACGCGGTGGTTTCCTGTCCTCCAGCCTGGATGTTTCTACAGACTCATCGCCGCTAACACTCAG GATCCCAGTGTTTTGATTGGCTGTGGAGTTTCTGGGCGCAGTGGGGTGGATCTCCACGCTGAGTCAACCCTACAAGTCAGACGTGGTTGGAGATTCCACACTCTGACACGCCCACTGCTGCTGCCCACCTGCagacag GCCGTCCCACCCACAGTCTTGTCTGTCTCAGAGGTCTTAGACTGCAG ttcaGAGCTGGTGTGTTTTCAGGGTGTGGTGTCTGAAAGGATCAGTGTGAACAACAGGACTGCccactctggacacacacactcag gtgtgcgTCTCACTCTTTGTGACCAAGCTGGGAGGAGTCTGCAGGTGTACCTGGACTTAAGCCACACCCCCTACCCACCTGGCCTGTTGCCGGGTAACACTCTGCTGTTGTCTGGTTTCCAGAGGAGGCTGtccag gacaGGAAGTGTGTACTGCACGTACTTACCTGTCAGCTCCATAACTGTGGTCTCCCTGGGAGACACCAG CTCGGCccagcctcctcctcctgctcccaTCATGCACCTGGGTGAGTGGGCTCTGAGCAGCAAGCAGAGGTGCACTGTGggacaggtcaaaggtcacgtggtgtgtttcctgttcctgcaaCTGCAGTGGAGCTGCTCGCTGTGTGGCAGCGTGTACACACAG ggcTGCAGCAGCTCTCAGTGTCACTCGACCTCGTCAGTGTTTCAGTCCAAAGCAAA GCTGGTGATTGATGACGGGACAGGTGAGGCTCACGTCTGGTTCTCAGCTGCTCTGGTTCGTGCTCTGCTGGGATTGGCTGACGGTCAGTGGGAGGGGCTTCAGAGAGCActcagggtcagaggtcacatcAGAGTCTTCCCTCGTGGGCAGAGCCAG gTGTGTGACGGGGACGCTGACGACTTCCTCCTCCACTTCCTGTTGTGTCTGTGCAGCAGTGATGTCATGATTCGGCCGCTCAACCTCACCTGCAGGAAACGCACCAACCAGAGACCAGAAG agtcgtgtgtgtgtttgtgtttcagaggTGAGGAGGTTCATTCGAGGAGACAGAGAGTTCCTGACCAGACTGGCTCCTCCCCTTCAGCTCACCTGTCTGCACCTCCACCCTGA